The stretch of DNA GGACTCATTTAGGTAAAATATAGCAATGTTTTTTAAACTCAAGTCTATACAAATGAACAATATACATTTTTGAATAAGAGGTTGAAAATAAATTCATCTTCAATGGTGAAAAATATAACTATGAGTACATTATGTTTGGTATATGTGGGGGAAAGTGGTATGTGTGACTCAGTGGCAAGAGCACAGGCTGGGAATCAGCAATCCAAGGTTTCCAAGTCCGTTCTACCACTTTCTGGCTGAGTAACCTGAACAAGTCATTTAGCTTCTGTAACCTCATTGTCTTCAGCTTGAAATGAAGATACTGGGATAGCTTTTTACCAAGAGCCCTTCTGACTCAATCTGTGACCTGTGTGTATTACACTTAAAGTATGAGGCAACACTATTATTAGATTATGAAGCTTGTTGAAtttcatacttttaaaacattgttaTAAGAGTTCTTCCAGTTCTGGACAAGATGGATAAATATgctttcttttattcctcacaATAATTAAAAGACCCTGGACAAACATATGTATCAACTATCAGAAGACTCTGAAAGTTGGAAGGCAGACTAAGCACCTCTGGGTTCCGGAAGCTACCTAGCAGCGAGTTCCCTGGTGACTGATTTTGCCTGTTTGTTTTACCTCCAGTGTATCCCAACCTGGGCACCAGAGAACCCCATGAACCATAAATGCCAACAGGCAGAGATTAAAAATAATCCCCCCAAAAGCCCACTCTTTCTAGCCAAAGCACTGGGAAAAGGGCAGCTCAGCAGCACAGGAACTTTTCAGCCATACCTTCCATTCCCTAGGTAAACAGAGACCCTTCTGCTGCACCTTCTCAGTGGATGCTACATCAGCAGAGTCTGTAGGTTGTTTCCCACCACCACCTTGCAATAGCAGTGGTGCACTGTCCTATAAACCTGTGAGTGGAACCCTAGCTTCCGCTCTTGCCTTGCAGAAACTGGTGTCCCTCCTTTGCTGAGCTTTTGCGCAGTATCCTGACTTTCTTTCCCACCCTCTAGTAGAAGCAGTACCCTCTCAGCCCAAGTCTGTGGGCAGAGCTCTATCTTCATCCCTATCGTCTGCAGTAATGAGGCAGCTGAGACTGGTCAGAACTCTACCATCTATGCCCACTCTGCAGTTACATGTAAAATAGCACTACTCCCCAACCAAGTTTGTGGGCACAGCTTTGACTTCCACCCTACCTTCAGTACCTCTCTCTCCCACCCAGTGCCACAGAGAATATAGAGCAAAGTCTTGCTATTTGGGTAATATACAAGTAGGACAGGCACAATAGCACTGCAGTagcattgaaaaaaattttgtaaactaGGTTGAGATTTGTACCATGTCCTACGAAAGTGCATTCTAAATCCAAACGGATTGGCTACAGGCtacaattttaaagatttaatagGAATCATAGTCAAATAATactcaaaatatcaaaaatacagTTCAGGATTACTCATCAAAAGTAACTTTGGAAATAACCAGGACAATCTTAAATAAAAAAGTCATTGACTGACACCAACACCAACATCAAGATGacacagatgttggaattatcagacaagaaaagcagctattataaaaatTCCTCAACAAGCACTTATGAAcactcttgaaacaaatgaaaaaaataagaaatatcagGAAAAGAGATAGATATTAGGCAGAACCAAATAGaagttttagaactgaaaaataaccGAAAGGAACTCACTGGATTATGGGCTCAATAGCAGAACAGACATGACAAAATGAAGATGAACTTGAAGTGAAGATCAGAAGAAATTATCCAAGTCAAACAACAGAGAGTAAATTTATTTACCTCTTTTTAGAGCCAGGGTCTCGCTcacaggctggagtcagtggcatgatcatagctcactgaagccttgaccacctgggctcaagcagtcctcccacctcaaacctcctaagtagctgggactacaggcatacaccaccacaaccagcaattttgtaaaatttttgtagagacagggtcccactatgttgcctaggcttgtctcaaactcctggccttaagcagtcctcccacttcagcctttcaaagtgctgggattataggtgtgagccaccatacttggcttagaaaatagattttagaaAGTGAACTGAGCCTCAGAGACCAGTGGACAATAACAAAAGTTTAGCATTTGTGTTGTTGGAATCccaaaagaagataaagaatgagaagcaaaaaaattttggaaaaaaaaaatagctagaaaCTCCCCAAATATTGTGAAAGCAGTCAAGAGAGAAATGAACAGTGTAGATATGGAAGCATCTATATCCCCAGTTATCCAATTCCTTTTCAGGACCTGGCCTTCACATCTGACAATGTTTAGCCTTGACTTCAACTTAGTTTTTGACATTAAGCTGATTGACAACCTTGAGGTGTAGTACATAGAAAAGGCTTCTCagaatgttatttcattttctaaataacaACAACATAGTCATGGTAAACACAGTTTACTACATGcatgcattttacatatattaacattGAATCCTCACATGAACGCTAATAGATAAACActattattgttcccattttacataaCTGAGGTACAGGAAGTTTGAGCATCTCACTCAAAATTATGCAGCTAATAAATTCTAGACTGAACTCTAGTTATAAAAGTTacccaaaacattaaaatattcagGGGACAGGAGATCTTTTAAGTGGACAGATTGCCATTGGTTTGCCTTATGATTGAATCAGAACTCTTATGTATGCTCTAATACAGAGATAAAGAAGAATTGGGTTTTGGTTCTGAAGTCATTTGGACATTAACAATACAGAATAGTGTTGGGTCGTTTGTTTAGATAGTGTAGATTGAGCTTTTTGTTGTGGAAGCCATTCTGTGTTCACAAGCTGACATTCCTTAGGGGTGAAACGTTTGGCACTGTTAGCACTATTGATGCCATCTTCCACATGTATACAGAGACCCAGCTTCCCTAAACACCTAGCCTGGCTTTGCATATGGAGGTGCTCAGTACATATGAATTCTTTCCCTAGAGTTGCCACAGGCCTTAAATTCTTATTTCAAGTTGGCAGTGTCTACACATTTAATGAAACaacaatgttatttttaagttttggcTAATTTTCCTTGTCTCTGTTAATTGTTACCACTATATATAACTAGATCACAGCTAATAACTTTTACTAAAAGTCATGATAATGATCACCGGCATTTGTCtagcattttaaaacatgcaaaccACCTGAATGCATTGGCTtattaattctcataacaatttTGTGAGGATCCCTTTTCTGCCAGAAATAGCAAGGAAAACTGAATGGCATTGTATGATTTTCCAACTGGCTTCATTAAGACTTAGCTATAAATCGTATATGTGCCACTTGGACTGGATTTACAAGAAGTCAACATCAAGTTTTTATGAACTTAAAAAAGATGggttttttctttaaacacaaaGATGACATTTATTTTAGTTGAATTATTTAGCTATGGTTTCTCACTCTGCGTtctaatttaacaaaatatttgtattcctctctatcccatctaaaatttttttgtgctttttttgttgAAAAGTAAAGTGTCTCACAATATTAACTAGAAACTGTTTTGTTTCTGGCATCTTTGAAGTTATAActaagaaaaattacaaagcaaaGGAATAACTTAAGTAGAGGAAATATGTGTCTAGGTGTTAAAATTGTGGACTGACTCTAGGggcttccagatagctgaacgTGTGGTGGTTCCTAGAGGGCAGAGCACCCAAGGAGAGCATGGAACCCCCACACCTTTTTCCCCATACCTCATGCTATACATCTCTTCATCTATATCCTTTGTAATTAaacagtaaacatttttaaatgtggatTCTAGACTTATCTGTAGGTTTGAGTTCTGCTCCTCTGTGTACTAAATAAATGGTCTTGGATAAATTACTTAACACTTATACTTGGTTTTCTCAGATATAATATGAGGGAAAAAGTACACGTTTCATGGAACTTTgtgaatttaaatgaaataataaatgtaaagcacttagaatagtatCTGGCACTAGTAAgccttcaataaatgttagccgGTAATAGTATAGCAATAAATAATAGTTACAGCTATTTCTAGCTACTAGAGGAATTATATATtagttataatatatatatagaaaggatTACGGATAGATACAAACATGAGCAGCACCATTTTAAGAGGGCCCTGGATACTCCTACTTTTGGAAGTCCAATTCCACTTTATatcaaatatacttaaaatacaGTTATACCccacattaaatataatttttatgtaactTTAAAGAAATGGGTTAATTTTTCATTGGCTATTTGACATATTTTGTGGACATTGAATTAAACACTtactaattttgattttttgttgtatTCTCCTGAGATCATACAGCAATTAAGTGATGAACCATGAACTAGAATTCTGGTCTCCTGACTTATAACCAGAATTTTCTAGGAGAAAAGATGAGAATATTGTTTTCCCACCCAGAAAAAACTGCTGGAGTCTAATCCACTTTAAAACCCAATTCAAGCTGGAGAGCCTTTTGCTAAAGTTAACACCCCAGAATGctcaaaactatgaaaataatattgaatgtttctttattcttttcttagaTTGTGGTTTGAATGTTCATAAGCAGTGTTCCAAGATGGTCCCAAATGACTGTAAGCCAGACTTGAAGCATGTCAAAAAGGTGTACAGCTGTGACCTTACAACGCTCGTGAAAGCACACACCACTAAGCGGCCGATGGTGGTAGACATGTGCATCAGGGAGATTGAGTCTAGAGGTGAGACATTTCCAATGTGGGCTGCAGTGGCCTCCATTCCCTACCAGTACCAGTCCTAAGGCCTTTGGGATACTTCATTGCACAATGCAGTTGTCTTCTGTAATTTGTGGGGGAATGGTTTCCTATGTCCAATGATCTCAAAGACTGAAATGGGTTAATTTAACAAGTAATTAAATAGCTTGATTTCAAGGTACATTTAACCATGTATAGCAAATATGcttaaagatatatttatagaTGATACTTCCCGTCTGCACTTGACTGGtaaaaacaaattcatttttcagtttttacatttttctttggtTCAAGAAGCAAAAGTGTAAATGCTCTACTAAAACTATCTAAAGCCAAAAACAGAGCTGCATCCTAATTATTCTTTCCCACTTGGGAAGAACAGGCCTATATTTTATCTTTGACTTCTGTTATGTAAAAGAATTTATGATGTAATTGGGGTGATAAATTATTTCCCTTAGGACTTAACATATTTGATTTAATTAGACCAAATGATGAGCCAGATGATATTCAGGTGACAATAGGTAAGAGTTAAAGAACTGTGCATGAAATGATTTTAGGAGAAAAGTGTGAAAAgatttataaacatgtatattttattccTTCTGACACATTACCTCCcaacttaaagtataagaagttaaaatctgaagaaaaggcataattcaaagaaactaactagttttatttttcaggtcTTAATTCTGAAGGACTATACCGAGTGTCAGGATTTAGTGACCTAATTGAAGATGTCAAGATGGCTTTCGACAGAGGTACGTTTTTCAGAATGTTCCATAACTTAGGACAGTAATGCCCTTTGCTAAAAAGCACAATTTCTTATGAGGTAGGTTTTGCATCATTTTTCTAAATGACTGATGATTATtataccaaattttaaaacttagcttataatttattttttatgagttgTAAGTATTAAACAGTCAAATTTCAGAATGCAAAAGAAGTATAAAGTTTCACTTTGTGACTGATATTTGAGGATCCAAGGCTGGTCCATGTTTACCaaactatatacagagcaattacATTTACCAAAAATGATAGAGAAAAGAGTGGGATATATACCATTACAGATCTCAGGCTTCTTGGGCTTGAGTTAACCCACCTCTCCCTGCCTGTCATCCATGCCACCCTGGCATCCTCATCACCatcttcagtgagctgagacccaaGCCCAGACTCATGTGTTGGGGCTAGAAAGCTGAAGAGAAGCTTTAGGGGCCTTCTGCAGGGGACCCACCCACCACCGTAGGAAAAGGGGTCCAGTCAAAGAAAAGCTCGGTGGAGCTTAATTTTCTTAGCTGACATTTTGATTAAGATTTGCTTCCATGGTTCTCCAGTTTGCTTTAAGGACTGGAACAAAGTGGTTCCAGAGAAGACCTGTAGCCTTGAATACAGGAAGTACAGGAGTAAGGGTTAGTGATCTATTAAAGAaccactttcctttataagtaCATATTCTAGTTCTATCACACAAACCTCTCCCATTCAGAGACCTCTTACAGGCAACAGAGGCAGAAAgcaaaaatagttaaatatttattACCAACCTGAGGGAATCTAGGCCAGTCCAAGTATGTGATAAGAGCAAAGAAAGGGAGGTAAAGTAATGGTGTATTCACGCCAAAAAGCATCAGGACGAGCAGTCCTGACTCCATGCCAGGTTGAATGGGAAGAAGCTCTTTTTACTCTGGAAGCCCTGCAACTGAGCACGTCCATTGCCAGCCTCTGGCTacaagtctcaaaaataaattcacactGACAAACTGAATGTTCCTATGGACCCGAGAGAACAAATAAATGGCACAGTTCCCTCTATTGAAAATATGAGACAACCATTTCATAACCTGAAAACACCAGTcgcagattttaaaattcatgaagtGCTCGCTTTGGCTCCCTGTAGCCATATTGCCGGGGGCCagtctttggcctcccaaaggaggtGTACCGGCAATCATCTGCAAGATCTGTAGGAATGATGCAAAGGATTTTAACAAGGGTTACAACAAACCAGTGACTCGGATTATTAAAATCAGTTCTGTATATAAATGCTGCCCAATTCCATGAGTGTTCAAAGGAATAGGATATCAAATAAACAGAGCAAAATAATTTGGAGTAATTAAGGATGTTCACTTCTGGGAGGCATAAATCTCAAGTAATGAGATCCAAGAAAGAAGCCAGGATCCAGAGGATGCTGGAATGAACTCATTTAATTCAAGAGCCATGGTAAAAAGGCAAGTTTGGGGAAATCTGGCCCAGCTTAGGAATGAACTCATTTAATTCAAGAGCCATGGTAAAAAGGCAAGTTTGGGGAAATCTGGCCCAGCTTAGGAAATAGTCACTGAATGGAAAGCTGACTACTCTGAGGTCAGAAGCTGCCATTATACGTATCTCTGCTACATTTTATCCTTTGGTGGAATCACAGATACTTGTGTGACAGGTGCTGTGAAAGATCAATGGTCAAAGCAAATAAACTCTTGTGAGCTTACCGCAGAAGAGCCCTAGTCTGATTGAGacaagagcagaaagaaaagaaacaattggGAAACAGAGATGTTATAAACTGTGCTGATACGGTATAACCCTACTTAGAATGTAGTATGAGGAGATCAGATTCCAGGAtttgtttacattattttaaaacagaaaataaggaaatagaTAATACAGATGgaagaatatatttgtatatttgcatATACTTACTAAAAAGCAGCTTTTAAAACAAACAGTTTAATAACAACATACATAGTAAGCCCCAGCATGTTACTCTTTTAGGCTCCTAGCTTGTTTAAATCTATTTTCCATTGATTTGttaactcaaaaatatttataagcagCTACTGTATTCCAGACACCATGTTCTTTACTTTAGTTATGATGGTTAACCATGTATGCTTGGTCCTTACACTCATGAAGGGTTCACATTAAATAATAATCACACAGTGGTTATTGATTTTAATAAGGGatataaaggaaaatatcaaTAACTGGGAACTTAACCTGTCTGGTAGGGCAGGTGAGTCATACTGGAGATCAGAAGAGGCTCCTTCACAGAAAATTAATCATTATTATGTAACATGTAGCACACTaaactttatgttaaaaactgaCACATTGCTAATCTTTAAAATCTGATTTGTATACAGAAATGTCATTCATTAAAACAGTGCTGTGAATCCAgatatttacttttgtttctttcaacatccttaaaagatGGTGAGAAGGCAGACATTTCTGTGAACATGTATGAAGATATCAACATCATCACCGGTGCACTTAAACTGTACTTCAGGGATTTGCCAATTCCACTCATTACATATGATGCCTACCCTAAGTTTATAGAATCTGCCAGTAAGTATGAATGCACGTATTCCAAATAACCGGACAAACAACCTCCTCTTGGTAATCACTCTTCCAAGGTTTCTGGCTGAGTAACTTGAAtgcattttatgaaatatttcctTTCTGCATCTCTCTATGGTTAATGTAGTCACGAGAATTTTACATTGTTCTCTAATGTAGATTATTTATGACTTATGCCATCAGAAGCTTCTTTTAATGTGCTAAACctcattttccaaaataaagctTATACCAGTGCTCTTTATATGTAGACCAgtgtttttgtaaaataaaaatgaataactagaaaagtaaaattaaaaaaaaacaactatcttTTATTACATTCAGCAAACAAAATTTCTGTCAGATTGCTATATGTTTCTAAATTCTTATTCTCAGTTTCTGTACTTAACTTGTATAAGTTAATGCAGACTATTACAGTTAGCAAACTGGCACTGGCTCATAGATCGTACTTTAAAAAGCACTATTTTAGAtcaagaagattttttaaattctagttgaaatgaaaatgagaaaaagcaaaggTTTATTTGTCAAATCTTATTTGTGCTGCAAAAATCATACGTGTAATTCgcacttcatttttaaagaaggGAATTCTTAATGGTTTTAAGTATTAACATTACCATGTTTTGGAAAAGGTagtctatttctgtcattttgcttTGCTCTCTTTAAAACCATATGTTGTCTTCATCTTTAAATGATAACATCACTTCCTTAGTAACACTAATTTGCTTTTTGACTTGGGAATTTCATGAAATACAATCtttctttgttctaaattttaGTTTCCCTTTCATGGCTTTTGTAGGGAGTTTTTGTGGTTAGTTCCAAGGAGCCCTGATTTCTTGCGGGTCAGCTCAAGCTCCCATGTAGAGAACAGCCATG from Callithrix jacchus isolate 240 chromosome 6, calJac240_pri, whole genome shotgun sequence encodes:
- the CHN1 gene encoding N-chimaerin isoform X16, with product MWGLIAQGVKCADCGLNVHKQCSKMVPNDCKPDLKHVKKVYSCDLTTLVKAHTTKRPMVVDMCIREIESRGLNSEGLYRVSGFSDLIEDVKMAFDRDGEKADISVNMYEDINIITGALKLYFRDLPIPLITYDAYPKFIESAKIMDPDEQLETLHEALKLLPPAHCETLRYLMAHLKRVTLHEKENLMNAENLGIVFGPTLMRSPELDAMAALNDIRYQRLVVELLIKNEDILF